The segment TAGTGCAGTTTGGAAGCAAGCTTAATACATAAATTGCTAATGATGAATGCAAAATTTGAATAATTCCAGTATATATCATTTAAGCTATTAACAGAACTAATTTAAAAATTTAACCACTTTAGGAAATTATATTTGATTCTATTAGAATCGAAATAATAGGTATTATTTGATTATGGTGGATTTATTGAGTAGCATTTTAGAAAAATAGTTTTACTGTTACCTATTTGAATTCATTGCTCTTTAATGTGTTAATCTTAATATAACAAATCTGATAATAGAAGCTATTAATTTTTAATTAACTGTTGTATTAAATTTTCTTATGAGTTCTCCTATTATCTCTAAAAACTGAAGCTTAATTTTCCTTTTTTCTAACTGGAAGAGTCAGTTCTGGGCAGGGAGCTTGCATCTGAGAACTAGAAGGTATAGGACTCCAGGAACCAGTTACAAAGTCTGTGATGTAGTCTGAATTATGGCCCATTCTTGTTAACCGAATAGCTAAAACAAGGTTTGGAACCGATAAATGTTCCGTTGGTCCTCCGTATTGATTTGATAGTAAATGACTTCCGTACAAATGCTCCATAGGCTAAGAGGTTATCCCGTTTTGGGGTAGATAATCCTATCTTTTAATATGGAAATATACAGTATTATGAATTAAAGAGGCAAGAAAAACATGTTTACTTATCCACACGTTCTGCTATCTGGAAACAGGAAGTAATGGTTTTATACTGAGCAGAAGTTGTTGATGATTTTTTGTAAAAATTACTAAATAGGGCAGTTATAATGCCTTTAGGCATGCACTCCTCATAAAATGATTTTATGTAAGAAGAACTATCAGGTTGTAGTTATAATCCTTGAAGTTTTTGCGTGATTTCATCAATCACTTCTTCGCTCCACTTCACAGCTATATCATCTAATTCCTTAGAAGTCCATTCTTCAAAATATGGTTTTTCCATCCACCTGGAGTTTTTGTCTGGCCCTACTTCATAATAAGAGTAGTCTAGGCTGAATAGTAGGTCTTTGCTTAGATCAAAGGTTTGTGCTCCTGCCGCCTGGAAACCAATGAGACTAAGTTTAAGGCCAAGCTGCTGCACGTTTCCATTTTCAATACTAATTTCTTTGTCAGTAGAAGCGTTCCGGTCTTTAGTCCAGGTATCTACTATTTTCTCCAGCCTGAAATCATCAAATAGAGGAGTTACTTCTGTTAAGTTCTGATAAATGCGCTCTGCCAATTTTGGTAGAACCTTGTTGTACAGCTGAAGAATAGATTCTTTGTCTCTGGTATGGTTCAAAGTGTTTTATATCTAGTTTGTAAAAAGTAGGCAAAAAGCTCTTAATTAATTATAAGAGCGATAACAAAGATACAATATGAGTTATAGAGATATAGAGGAGTGTAATGCAAATTCACATCCTGTAAAGTTCAGCTTTGCTTTCGTAGAGTTAACGTTTTAAGGTTAATACTAAATGTTAATAACTATAATATAGTTTAAAATATAGCTCTTTAATAAACCACAAAGCAGAGACAGAAAGGGCAAAAAAAAAGCCTTGCCAAAGGGCAAGGCTTTAATTCAATGTCTTTATAGCAAAAGACTAAGCGAGTCTTACGTTTACCGCGTTTAGCCCTTTTTTGCCTTCTTTCAGTTCAAAGGTAACCTCGTCGTTCTCTCTGATTTCGTCTACAAGACCAGAAACGTGTACGAAATACTCCTGGTTTGAATTGCTGTCTTTAATGAAACCGAAGCCTTTTTCGGAGTTAAAGAATTTTACTTTACCGTTGTTCATATTGTTTTTAATTATACAGGTAGTACCAAGTAAGTAAAAAAAACGTTCAAATTTACCTTTAGATAATAAAATTTTTTTGGATCAATTTCTTCATTCACCAGATTGTACCAAATGATTGGTGGTAATTAAAGAGAAAAGAGACCTTCCCCTAAGAAAAGGTCTCTTTTGAGAAAAGGATCAGTTTGGTTTACTTGGTTAAA is part of the Rufibacter tibetensis genome and harbors:
- a CDS encoding cold-shock protein, which translates into the protein MNNGKVKFFNSEKGFGFIKDSNSNQEYFVHVSGLVDEIRENDEVTFELKEGKKGLNAVNVRLA